One Dioscorea cayenensis subsp. rotundata cultivar TDr96_F1 chromosome 15, TDr96_F1_v2_PseudoChromosome.rev07_lg8_w22 25.fasta, whole genome shotgun sequence genomic region harbors:
- the LOC120277128 gene encoding indole-3-acetaldehyde oxidase-like encodes MKVCKTNISSKSAMRGPGEVQGSFIAEAVIEHVASILSVHADSIRKINLHDFESLTKFFEGAAGEPFEYTLPSIFNKFTSYASYQDRAEMIQQFNSCNRWKKRGLSCVPVVYQVTVRPTPGKVGILNDGSIIVEVGGVEIGQGLWTKVKQMAAFALGQLWDDGSQDLLERVRVIQADTFSLIQGGWTAGSTTSESSCEAVRLACNILVDRLKFLKDSLQQKMGSISWDALILQANTQAVNLSASSYWVPDPSSKEYLNYGAAISEVEIDLFTGATTILRTDLTYDCGKSLNPAVDLGQIEGSFVQGIGFFMSEEFITNSEGLVVTDGTWTYKIPTVDTIPKQFNVEFLDSGHHEKRVLSSKASGEPPLLLAASIHCATREAIKAARDEFNYTTPSASPATFQMNVPATMPVIKELYGLDIVERYLENSLSVHQLKKV; translated from the exons ATGAAGGTTTGCAAAAcaaatatttcatcaaaatcagcCATGCGTGGTCCTGGTGAGGTACAAGGATCTTTTATTGCCGAAGCTGTTATTGAGCATGTGGCATCAATTCTGTCAGTCCATGCTGATTCAATTAGGAAGATAAATCTTCATGACTTTGAAAGTCTCACAAAGTTTTTTGAAGGTGCTGCAGGAGAACCTTTTGAATATACTTTACCttctattttcaataaattcacATCATATGCGAGTTATCAGGACCGTGCTGAAATGATCCAGCAGTTCAATAGCTGCAACAGATGGAAAAAACGTGGTCTTTCTTGTGTACCCGTTGTATATCAAGTGACGGTCAGGCCAACGCCAGGGAAAGTAGGCATTCTAAATGATGGTTCAATTATTGTAGAAGTTGGAGGAGTTGAAATAGGCCAGGGACTCTGGACGAAAGTAAAACAAATGGCAGCTTTTGCTCTTGGACAACTATGGGATGATGGAAGTCAGGACCTTCTGGAAAGGGTAAGAGTTATTCAAGCCGATACATTTAGTCTTATTCAAGGAGGATGGACAGCAGGGAGCACCACATCTGAATCAAGTTGCGAAGCTGTTCGTCTTGCCTGCAATATCTTGGTTGACAGActaaagtttctcaaggacagCTTGCAACAGAAAATGGGTTCAATTTCATGGGATGCCTTAATACTGCAG GCAAATACTCAAGCAGTCAATCTATCAGCAAGTAGTTATTGGGTTCCTGACCCTAGTTCCAAAGAGTATCTAAATTATGGTGCTGCTATAAGTGAG GTGGAGATCGATCTTTTTACTGGAGCTACCACAATTTTGCGGACAGATCTTACCTATGATTGTGGCAAGAGCTTAAACCCTGCTGTTGATTTAGGACAG atcGAAGGTTCTTTTGTTCAAGGTATTGGGTTCTTTATGTCGGAGGAGTTCATCACAAACTCTGAGGGATTAGTAGTGACAGATGGAACTTGGACATACAAAATTCCTACTGTCGACACCATCCCAAAACAGTTCAACGTTGAATTTCTGGATAGCGGGCATCATGAAAAGCGTGTTCTTTCCTCAAAAG CATCTGGGGAACCCCCTTTGCTTTTAGCAGCCTCCATTCACTGTGCAACAAGAGAAGCAATCAAAGCAGCTCGAGACGAATTTAACTACACTACGCCTTCCGCTTCTCCGGCTACATTTCAAATGAATGTTCCTGCAACCATGCCAGTGATCAAGGAACTCTATGGCCTCGACATTGTAGAAAGATACTTGGAAAACTCATTATCTGTTCATCAACTGAAGAAAGTATGA